Proteins co-encoded in one bacterium genomic window:
- a CDS encoding SprT family zinc-dependent metalloprotease has product MRLNDGTELVYRVREHPRARRVRLVASLHDGMVVTVPRGFDRSRIPEILEQKRTWIERALRRFPMRPEPYRPPLQIALLAVGEEWVVEYETGEPGRVTLVKRGDRTLHVSGAIDRSNAVRRVLELWLTSQARRHLVPWLGRTAGELGFALSGVSVRTQRTRWASCSHRGTISLNARLLLVPPDLVRYVFVHELVHTRHPNHSREFWQAVAVHVPDYRDKTKELRRLWRTLQV; this is encoded by the coding sequence ATGCGACTGAACGACGGGACTGAGTTGGTCTACCGAGTCAGGGAGCACCCGCGTGCCCGGCGAGTGCGCCTGGTGGCGTCACTTCACGACGGAATGGTGGTGACCGTTCCGCGCGGGTTCGACCGGAGTCGGATTCCGGAAATCCTCGAGCAGAAGCGCACCTGGATCGAACGGGCGCTGCGCCGATTCCCCATGAGGCCGGAACCCTATCGCCCGCCGTTGCAGATTGCGCTTCTGGCCGTAGGTGAAGAGTGGGTCGTCGAGTATGAAACCGGAGAACCCGGGCGCGTGACGTTGGTCAAACGCGGGGACCGGACGCTGCACGTGTCCGGCGCCATCGACCGCTCGAACGCGGTACGGCGAGTGCTGGAGCTATGGTTGACGAGTCAGGCACGCCGGCACCTGGTTCCATGGTTGGGCCGAACGGCCGGCGAACTGGGGTTCGCGCTGAGCGGCGTCTCCGTACGCACGCAACGGACCCGATGGGCGAGTTGCTCGCACCGCGGGACAATCAGCCTGAATGCACGGCTGCTCCTGGTTCCTCCGGACCTGGTGCGCTACGTGTTTGTCCACGAGCTGGTGCATACGCGCCATCCGAACCACTCACGCGAGTTCTGGCAGGCAGTAGCGGTTCACGTTCCGGACTACCGCGACAAGACCAAAGAACTGAGACGCCTCTGGCGTACGCTTCAAGTCTGA